Genomic segment of Candidatus Zixiibacteriota bacterium:
CATTCTGAAATGTTGTCAGCGGAATCCGGCCGCTAGGCTGACGTTCCGCATTCATGTCATCTTTGTACAGCTCCCAGAGCACTCGAAGGTAAATCAGATACGGGTCATATTCCTCGTATCGTTCCTGATAAATACTTGCGAGATCGTATGGCACAGCCTCATCCCACAAGCTGTCGAACCACTCCTTGACCTGCGCTACAAGTCCCGGTTGATAGTGACCGAGGTTCAATTCCAGATTAGAGGATAGCCCTGCTGCCGTGAAATTTGATGATCCGGCGAGAACACCTTCGTCGGTCGAGAAGATGTATGCCTTGCCATGAAGAAATCCTCGTTCGTATCGGCGAACCTCGACTTTGCCGGAGCTCAGGAATTCGAGCAGGTGTCTGACGGTTTTATCGACTTGCGGACTGAAGTCCAGTAGATTGCGATCTCGACGTATCCCTTCTTCACTCTCATTCAGCTTATCGTTAAGGATCTTCTCATTGAATCTCGCGCCTTTCGGATCTCTCATTGGATCACGAATCGGAATCGCAGGCGGTGAGAGAGGCTCAGCTCCGAGCAGAAGCCGAATACTGGCAATACCGTCGAGATGATCGGCGATTTGAGCGAACCCGCCCGGATTGAAATAGCCGGTTGCGATAGAAAGGTCTACCGGCTTGGCATAGGTTTCGGCAAGCCAGTCAAGGTGCGCAGACAATGCCTTGCCAAGTGTGTTTCCGTCGCGGTTGTCAACAAATTCAGGTTTGCTCATAGAAGGCCACGCTTACTTAAATCCTATCTGCTTCTTCTTCGGTCCAGGGGGAATGATTAGTTGTCTGATAGCTGCGACGAGTGCCTTTATGTCGTCATCGTGCTTGCCTACTTTGCGCTCAATCTGCTCGATCTTGCCTACAAGTTCTTTCTGACTGGCCAGTATCTCCCGCATGCGCACAAAGGCTCTCACTACAAAGACGCTTGTCTCGATAGCCCGATCTGAGTTAAGTACGTTGGCCAGCATTATCGCGCCGTGTTCTGTGAAGGCATATGGCCGGGTACGTCGGCCTCCTCGACCCTGCTTTGAAGTCGCAATTTGCGACTTCAAAGCCGTAACCTCTTGTGGTGCAAGCTGAAACATGAAATCCTCAGGGAAGCGGTCCAGATTCCGCTTCACCTGCTCGTTGAGCCGCTTGGTCTCTACTCCGTAGAGTTCAGCTATGTCGCTGTCCAGCATAACCCGCTGTCCGCGAACCACATAGATCATGCTTTCGATTTTGGCAATTTGTACGGATTGCGCGCTTTGTGTCATGTGGCACGACCCTTAGGATTTAGTGATTCTTCCTTTGAGGCCAGTCCTCTCATTCTGGTCATCTTGATATTCCAATTTGGCATTTCAAGTTTTGCCATTCAGACCATC
This window contains:
- a CDS encoding helicase, giving the protein MSKPEFVDNRDGNTLGKALSAHLDWLAETYAKPVDLSIATGYFNPGGFAQIADHLDGIASIRLLLGAEPLSPPAIPIRDPMRDPKGARFNEKILNDKLNESEEGIRRDRNLLDFSPQVDKTVRHLLEFLSSGKVEVRRYERGFLHGKAYIFSTDEGVLAGSSNFTAAGLSSNLELNLGHYQPGLVAQVKEWFDSLWDEAVPYDLASIYQERYEEYDPYLIYLRVLWELYKDDMNAERQPSGRIPLTTFQN
- a CDS encoding ORF6N domain-containing protein, translated to MTQSAQSVQIAKIESMIYVVRGQRVMLDSDIAELYGVETKRLNEQVKRNLDRFPEDFMFQLAPQEVTALKSQIATSKQGRGGRRTRPYAFTEHGAIMLANVLNSDRAIETSVFVVRAFVRMREILASQKELVGKIEQIERKVGKHDDDIKALVAAIRQLIIPPGPKKKQIGFK